A stretch of DNA from Desulfofundulus salinus:
TCGTCGGACTGTGATATTGTCACCCTGTAAGCGGTCTGAGAAAATGTCACCATGGAGAGAGGAGACATTTTCTTGAGCGCAAAGGAAGCAAAACGGGTGTTCGTTATGGAGCAGGTTCTTAGCGGTAAATTAACAGTCCGACAGGCAGCACAACTTCTCGGTCTCAGTGAACGCCAGGTAAAACGCCTTAAAGGAGGCATGCAAAAAGAGGGTGTGGCGTTCCTGGCTCACAAAAACCGTGGCCGTAAGCCTAGCCATGCTGTACCCAAGTCAGTTTGCGACAAAGTGATTCAACTGGCCCAAAACGAATATCGGAATGCTAGTTGTGAACATATGGCTGAACTTTTGGCACAGTACCAGGACATCGTACTCTCTGCCCGCACCGTTCGCCGCATCCTTACTAAAGCTGGTGTTCATAACCCGCATTCTCATAAGACTGCCCGCCGCCGGCGCTCCCGCGACCGGATGCCTAAAGAAGGCTTGCTTGTTCAGTGTGATGCCAGTCCCTTTGACTGGCTGGAAGGAAGAGGACCTAAAATGAGCCTCCATGGGGCTATTGACGATGCTACCGGAAAAATCCTGGGCCTTTACTTCCGGCTGCAGGAGGACACCATGGGCTACCTGCACGTCCTCTGGCAGGTCTTAAATAACCATGGAGTTCCTCACAGTCTTTACAGTGACCGGCATACTATCTTCTTCTCCCCGAAAACCGACAAGCTTTCCATCGAGGAGGAGTTGGCCGGTAAAAAGGTACCCCTTACCCAATTCGGACGAGCTCTAGACGAACTGGGTATTATCCATATCCCTGCCCGCTCTCCCCAGGCTAAAGGCCGCGTAGAGCGTTTGTGGGGCACTCTACAGCATCGTTTGGTTATTGAGTTGCGCCTGGCTGGTATTTCTACGCTGGAAGAGGCTAATGCTCTCCTCCCGGAGTTCATTGCCAGGTTTAACGCTCGTTTCGCCACAGAACCGGCTGACCCTGAACCGGCCTTCCGGCCAGCACCGTCCCCGCAGGAGCTTATGCAGATTATTTGCTTGAAAGAAGAGCGTAAGGCTTCCAACGGTTCCACCATCTCATACGGCGGACGTAGCTATCAGCTGATCGATTCCCGGGG
This window harbors:
- a CDS encoding ISNCY family transposase, with protein sequence MEQVLSGKLTVRQAAQLLGLSERQVKRLKGGMQKEGVAFLAHKNRGRKPSHAVPKSVCDKVIQLAQNEYRNASCEHMAELLAQYQDIVLSARTVRRILTKAGVHNPHSHKTARRRRSRDRMPKEGLLVQCDASPFDWLEGRGPKMSLHGAIDDATGKILGLYFRLQEDTMGYLHVLWQVLNNHGVPHSLYSDRHTIFFSPKTDKLSIEEELAGKKVPLTQFGRALDELGIIHIPARSPQAKGRVERLWGTLQHRLVIELRLAGISTLEEANALLPEFIARFNARFATEPADPEPAFRPAPSPQELMQIICLKEERKASNGSTISYGGRSYQLIDSRGIVALLRPRSKVVVLTHLDGSLSALYQDRLFALKFFCPPSIANTEQELGQSKPQPKTPHGTKKPAPDHPWRRTPRLSAKRVLEPIDYYLLDKLKQQF